One window of Triticum dicoccoides isolate Atlit2015 ecotype Zavitan chromosome 5A, WEW_v2.0, whole genome shotgun sequence genomic DNA carries:
- the LOC119304295 gene encoding metalloendoproteinase 4-MMP-like: MAQQVATKLKLKVKAPSEKRRGHAASSNQRTPHVHILLLLFPSIIICLLVCAAWPNTSRPSTRHSSSFSSSLYANLQSKWESGQSTHTRTHARAPMSSSSALPLPLPFFFLHLLLLLFPPCCTGCSRHLLLHAGANSSSSSSLADMLQVQAGDGANVTDGLRRYLARFGYASVPDDADGQLVVRLYQSTLGLPVTGRLDNRTLDLLATPRCGVPDQHLQPNATARFAFFEGQPRWARQPGHFLLTYAVVSSSPPYQPLPLPRKAVRRAFRRAFARWARVIPVRFRETRDYNMADVRVGFLAGDHGDGEPFDGPLGVLGHAFSPPSGQLHLDAAERWAVGDMADADAGAVDLESVATHEIGHVLGLAHSSVPDAIMYPSLKPRTRKTELTLDDVRGVQALYGSNPRFSLSSLSEPDTSSASPAAAYTNTRSPGKTTTATAIPLLLLVAITLLC, from the coding sequence ATGGCACAGCAGGTGGCCACCAAGCTCAAGCTCAAAGTGAAAGCTCCGTCTGAGAAGAGGAGAGGACACGCAGCAAGCTCCAATCAACGGACACCCCATGTCCATATTCTCTTGCTCCTTTTCCCAAGCATTATTATTTGTCTACTGGTTTGTGCGGCTTGGCCCAACACAAGTAGACCCTCGACTCGacattcctcctccttctcctcttctttaTATGCAAATCTGCAGTCAAAGTGGGAGTCCGGCCAGTCCACCCATACACGCACGCATGCGCGCGCGCCCatgtcctcctcctctgctctccccctccccctccccttcttcttcttgcacctcctcctcctcctgtttcCGCCATGCTGCACCGGCTGctcccgccacctcctcctccacgccggcgccaactcctcctcctcctcctctctcgcggacaTGCTCCAGGTCCAGGCCGGCGACGGCGCCAACGTCACCGACGGCCTCAGGCGCTACCTCGCGCGCTTCGGCTACGCCTCCGTCCCTGACGACGCCGACGGCCAGCTCGTGGTGAGGCTCTACCAGTCCACCCTCGGCCTCCCCGTCACCGGCCGCCTCGACAACCGCAccctcgacctcctcgccaccCCGCGCTGCGGCGTCCCGGACCAGCACCTCCAACCGAACGCCACCGCCCGCTTCGCCTTCTTCGAGGGCCAGCCGCGCTGGGCGCGCCAGCCGGGCCACTTCCTGCTCACCTACGCCGTCGTCTCCTCCTCGCCGCCCTACCAGCCGCTCCCCCTCCCGCGCAAGGCCGTGCGCAGGGCCTTCCGCCGCGCCTTCGCGCGCTGGGCGCGCGTCATCCCGGTGCGGTTCCGCGAGACGCGCGACTACAACATGGCGGACGTGCGCGTGGGGTTcctcgccggcgaccacggcgacggcgagcccTTCGACGGGCCCCTCGGCGTGCTCGGCCACGCCTTCTCCCCGCCCAGCGGCCAGCTGCACCTCGACGCCGCCGAGCGCTGGGCCGTCGGAGACATGGCCGACGCGGACGCCGGCGCCGTGGACCTCGAGTCGGTGGCCACGCACGAGATCGGCCACGTTCTTGGCCTGGCGCACTCGTCCGTCCCGGACGCCATCATGTACCCGAGCCTCAAGCCGCGGACCAGGAAGACGGAGCTGACCCTGGACGACGTCCGCGGCGTGCAGGCGCTCTACGGCTCCAACCCGCGGTTCAGCCTCAGCTCCCTCTCAGAGCCCGacacctcctccgcctcccccgCGGCGGCCTACACCAATACCAGGTCGCCCGggaagacgacgacggcgacggccaTCCCGCTCCTATTGCTCGTCGCCATCACACTCCTCTGCTAG